From the genome of Deltaproteobacteria bacterium, one region includes:
- a CDS encoding molecular chaperone TorD family protein → MRRAGDAVLGTLDTGEQRLAAARSRAYRVFCAAFTYPDDWFRQVIRDGDLAEALREALGAVDPALAGAGDWPALADGGHDDDLAVEYTRLFDVGMSGPPCPLHGGLYGGVRMTVMEEAVRFYNHFGLRLDEDERELPDHLQTELEFLHFLSFREAELLVAGQDPGAFRRAQRDFVARHPGRWVPRLQALLAEQEPPRFFRALVALLAAFLAHEQRHLLAVAGPAPAAATGRTRPAGPQATAVS, encoded by the coding sequence GTGAGGAGGGCAGGAGACGCCGTGCTCGGGACGCTCGACACCGGGGAGCAGCGGCTTGCCGCGGCCCGCAGCCGCGCCTACCGGGTCTTCTGCGCCGCCTTCACCTATCCCGACGACTGGTTCCGGCAGGTGATCCGCGACGGCGACCTCGCCGAGGCGCTGCGCGAGGCGCTCGGCGCCGTCGATCCGGCGCTCGCCGGGGCGGGGGACTGGCCGGCGCTCGCGGACGGGGGCCACGACGACGACTTGGCCGTCGAGTACACGCGCCTGTTCGACGTCGGGATGTCGGGGCCGCCCTGTCCGCTCCACGGCGGGCTCTACGGGGGCGTGCGCATGACGGTGATGGAGGAGGCCGTCCGCTTCTACAACCACTTCGGGCTCCGGCTCGACGAGGACGAGCGGGAGCTGCCCGATCACCTCCAGACGGAGCTCGAGTTCCTGCACTTCCTCTCGTTCCGCGAAGCGGAGCTGCTCGTCGCGGGCCAGGATCCCGGCGCCTTCCGCCGCGCGCAGCGTGACTTCGTCGCCCGTCATCCGGGGCGCTGGGTGCCGCGCCTGCAGGCGCTCCTGGCGGAGCAGGAGCCGCCGCGCTTCTTCCGCGCGCTCGTGGCGCTGCTCGCCGCGTTCCTCGCCCACGAGCAGCGCCATCTGCTCGCGGTGGCCGGCCCGGCGCCCGCCGCGGCCACGGGCCGCACGCGGCCCGCGGGACCGCAGGCGACGGCGGTGTCCTGA
- a CDS encoding acyl-CoA/acyl-ACP dehydrogenase, producing MTLPDIEVGLGELEREIRDTVHKFAEDVLRPAGRQLDRLPDPAAVVAPDSLLWSVFERHRALGLDDLEEGGAGLDPVAQARLRCLVHEELGWGDAGLAISLGVAGFARMFARMSGRPALIERFASPRHHDIACWAITEPDHGSDTLAVTERAFSDARLRANCVAHREGEEWVIRGQKAAWVSNGTIATVAALFCTIDPDEGFKGGGVCLVPLDLPGVSRGKPLDKLGQRALNQGEIFFDDVRIPADYMVVGKEAYSTIVEMVLTMANASMGAIFVGTARAALELALDYARERVQGGVPIFAHQGVRARLFRMFTEVEAARSLARRVFVHNTTQPPLLQYSIASKVFCTNTAFEVASAALQVFGGNGLTREYPIEKILRDARASMIEDGCNEVLSLVGAAKL from the coding sequence ATGACCCTGCCCGACATCGAAGTAGGACTCGGCGAGCTCGAGCGCGAGATCCGCGACACGGTCCACAAGTTCGCGGAGGACGTCCTGCGGCCGGCGGGCCGGCAGCTCGATCGGCTCCCGGACCCCGCGGCGGTCGTCGCGCCCGACTCGCTCCTCTGGTCGGTCTTCGAGCGCCATCGCGCGCTGGGCCTCGACGATCTCGAGGAGGGCGGCGCCGGCCTCGACCCCGTGGCGCAGGCGCGCCTGCGCTGCCTCGTCCACGAGGAGCTCGGCTGGGGCGACGCGGGGCTCGCGATCAGCCTCGGGGTGGCGGGCTTCGCGCGCATGTTTGCGCGCATGTCGGGCCGCCCGGCCCTGATCGAGCGCTTCGCGAGCCCGCGCCACCACGACATCGCGTGCTGGGCCATCACCGAGCCGGACCACGGCAGCGACACGCTGGCCGTGACCGAGCGCGCGTTCTCGGACGCTCGTCTGCGGGCCAACTGCGTCGCCCACCGCGAAGGCGAGGAGTGGGTGATCCGCGGCCAGAAGGCGGCCTGGGTCTCGAACGGCACGATCGCGACGGTGGCAGCGCTCTTCTGCACGATCGATCCCGACGAAGGCTTCAAGGGCGGGGGCGTGTGCCTGGTGCCGCTCGACCTGCCGGGGGTCTCGCGCGGCAAACCGCTCGACAAGCTCGGCCAGCGCGCCCTCAACCAGGGCGAGATCTTCTTCGACGACGTGCGCATCCCGGCCGACTACATGGTGGTCGGCAAGGAGGCCTACTCGACGATCGTGGAGATGGTGCTGACGATGGCCAACGCGTCGATGGGCGCGATCTTCGTCGGGACCGCGCGGGCGGCGCTCGAGCTGGCCCTCGACTACGCGCGCGAGCGGGTGCAGGGGGGAGTGCCGATCTTCGCGCACCAGGGGGTCAGGGCGCGGCTGTTCCGGATGTTCACCGAGGTCGAGGCAGCCCGCTCGCTCGCGCGCCGGGTGTTCGTCCACAACACCACCCAGCCGCCGCTCCTCCAGTACTCGATCGCGTCCAAGGTCTTCTGCACGAACACGGCCTTCGAGGTGGCCAGCGCGGCGCTCCAGGTCTTCGGGGGCAACGGCCTCACCCGCGAGTACCCGATCGAGAAGATCCTGCGCGACGCCCGCGCCTCGATGATCGAGGACGGCTGCAACGAGGTCCTGTCGCTGGTGGGCGCGGCGAAGCTCTGA
- a CDS encoding nitroreductase family protein, translating to MELREVIGRRRSIRFLLPHKPVEPAKIQRMLEAARIASHWGNVQSLRAVVVRKDSAPPEVIEAITAPIAGFQIRLAPVVIVWYLDTSAVDAQSQRLRELLAAGALGLGAGKQEALETKLIPIFDQLRDGLKQPGLSEIDCGQGIAQATLMAFEQGLGTCCLGTPNTDKIRERLGLPAHCRVLLLQTVGYPAESPEAGGQRPRQPFEELFHLNGFGKPFPRDPEVVAGLERDGLLQDPAPLPWREAELEYLKHALGIKGHGLL from the coding sequence GTGGAACTACGTGAGGTGATCGGCCGGCGCCGCTCGATCCGCTTCCTGCTGCCCCACAAGCCGGTCGAGCCCGCCAAGATACAGCGCATGCTGGAGGCGGCGCGGATCGCCTCGCACTGGGGCAACGTGCAGAGCCTGCGCGCGGTGGTGGTGCGCAAGGACAGCGCGCCGCCGGAGGTGATCGAGGCGATCACGGCGCCGATCGCCGGCTTCCAGATCCGCCTCGCCCCGGTGGTGATCGTCTGGTACCTCGACACCAGCGCGGTCGACGCGCAGTCGCAGCGGCTGCGCGAGCTCTTGGCCGCCGGGGCGCTCGGCCTGGGCGCGGGCAAGCAGGAAGCGCTCGAGACGAAGCTGATCCCGATCTTCGACCAGCTCCGCGACGGCCTGAAGCAGCCGGGCCTCTCCGAGATCGACTGCGGGCAGGGCATCGCGCAGGCGACCCTGATGGCCTTCGAGCAGGGGCTCGGCACCTGCTGCCTGGGCACGCCCAACACCGACAAGATCCGCGAGCGGCTCGGGCTCCCCGCGCACTGCCGGGTGCTCCTGCTGCAGACGGTCGGCTATCCGGCGGAGAGCCCCGAAGCCGGCGGCCAGCGCCCGCGCCAGCCCTTCGAGGAGCTCTTCCACCTGAACGGCTTCGGCAAGCCCTTCCCGCGCGATCCCGAGGTCGTGGCGGGCCTCGAGCGCGACGGCCTGCTGCAGGACCCGGCGCCGCTGCCGTGGCGCGAGGCGGAGCTCGAGTACCTGAAGCACGCGCTCGGGATCAAGGGCCACGGTCTGCTGTGA